In Mastigocladopsis repens PCC 10914, a single window of DNA contains:
- a CDS encoding FHA domain-containing protein: MSATLQNPPSLQWSISLEWEENGQLKTQEIFQQQTKNGEITVGRADCDVKLNHMSVSKVHVEIRFDLQQQRFFIKNLSPQNLSLIDEKELEYNKEFGLNENSIITLGEQNLKVNSIVISTLPSTDYSFKGTKGRNSSTSSVISPSAHPNQANSNPISSQVNPNQNSHQVNPSPSEDDKKKSCNDKVIVTAIIAATATIMASGITALSSYYVSKNTANPQIHQTKGQTNLRPEK; the protein is encoded by the coding sequence ATGAGCGCAACTTTACAAAATCCACCTTCATTACAGTGGTCTATCTCTTTAGAATGGGAAGAAAATGGTCAACTAAAAACTCAGGAGATTTTCCAACAGCAGACCAAGAATGGTGAAATTACTGTTGGTCGTGCTGATTGCGATGTAAAACTGAATCATATGAGTGTATCAAAGGTACATGTTGAAATACGTTTTGATTTACAGCAACAACGCTTCTTTATTAAGAATTTGAGTCCACAAAATCTTTCTCTTATAGATGAGAAAGAACTAGAGTATAATAAAGAATTTGGCTTAAATGAAAATAGCATCATTACTCTAGGTGAGCAGAATCTCAAAGTAAATTCTATTGTCATTAGCACTCTTCCATCGACAGATTACTCATTTAAAGGAACCAAAGGAAGAAATTCCAGTACTTCAAGTGTAATTAGTCCAAGTGCTCATCCAAATCAGGCTAATTCTAACCCAATTTCAAGTCAGGTTAATCCTAATCAAAATTCACATCAGGTTAATCCCAGCCCCAGTGAAGATGATAAAAAGAAATCTTGTAATGACAAAGTGATTGTAACAGCAATAATAGCAGCTACAGCAACAATAATGGCATCGGGTATAACTGCACTATCTAGTTATTATGTAAGTAAAAATACTGCGAATCCGCAGATTCATCAGACAAAAGGACAAACAAATTTACGACCTGAAAAATAA
- a CDS encoding GuaB3 family IMP dehydrogenase-related protein, with the protein MDIQIGRAKTARRAYGIDEIALVPGNRTLDPSLADTKWRIGNIEREIPIIASAMDSVVDVRMAILLSQLGALGVLNLEGIHTRYANPDPILDRIASVGKDEFVPLMQELYAEPIKPELIEQRIREIKQQGGIAAVSATPVGASKFGSVVAKAGADLFFVQATVVSTAHLSPESIVPLDLAKFCQEMPIPVVLGNCVSYEVSLNLMKAGAAAVLVGIGPGAACTSRGVLGVGLPQATAIADCAAARDDYYQETGKYVPVIADGGLITGGDICKCIACGADGVMIGSPFARAAEAPGRGYHWGMATPSPVLPRGTRIRVSTTGTLEQILTGPAQLDDGTHNLLGALKTSMGTLGAKNIKEMQQVEVVIAPSLLTEGKVYQKAQQLGMGK; encoded by the coding sequence GTGGATATTCAAATTGGGCGAGCAAAGACAGCTCGTAGAGCTTACGGAATAGATGAAATTGCCCTAGTACCGGGTAACAGAACTCTAGATCCAAGTTTGGCAGATACTAAGTGGCGCATTGGCAATATAGAGCGCGAAATCCCAATTATTGCTAGTGCAATGGATAGCGTAGTCGATGTTCGCATGGCTATCCTTTTATCACAGCTAGGAGCATTGGGTGTCTTAAACTTAGAAGGAATTCACACTCGCTATGCCAACCCAGACCCAATTTTAGACCGGATTGCCTCAGTGGGAAAAGATGAATTTGTTCCCTTGATGCAAGAACTTTATGCTGAACCTATTAAACCAGAATTAATTGAACAACGGATTAGGGAAATTAAACAACAAGGTGGCATTGCAGCCGTGAGTGCAACTCCTGTAGGGGCAAGTAAATTTGGTTCAGTGGTGGCAAAAGCTGGTGCAGATTTATTTTTTGTGCAAGCAACCGTGGTTTCTACTGCACACCTGTCACCGGAGTCTATTGTACCACTGGATTTGGCAAAATTTTGCCAAGAAATGCCAATACCTGTGGTATTAGGGAACTGCGTGAGTTATGAAGTCAGCCTCAATTTGATGAAAGCAGGGGCTGCAGCAGTCCTTGTGGGAATTGGTCCTGGTGCAGCGTGTACCTCGCGTGGTGTGCTAGGTGTAGGTTTACCACAAGCAACGGCGATCGCCGACTGTGCTGCTGCACGGGATGACTATTACCAAGAAACTGGCAAATATGTGCCAGTCATTGCTGATGGTGGTTTAATCACAGGTGGCGATATTTGCAAGTGCATTGCCTGTGGTGCTGATGGAGTGATGATTGGCTCTCCCTTTGCAAGAGCTGCTGAAGCTCCTGGACGGGGATACCATTGGGGAATGGCAACTCCGAGTCCAGTCTTACCTCGTGGTACGCGCATTCGTGTCAGCACCACTGGTACCCTAGAGCAAATCCTCACCGGACCTGCACAACTTGATGATGGGACTCATAATCTTTTGGGAGCCTTGAAGACGAGTATGGGCACTTTGGGAGCCAAAAACATTAAAGAAATGCAGCAAGTAGAAGTTGTCATTGCTCCTTCTCTGTTGACCGAAGGCAAGGTGTACCAAAAAGCACAACAATTAGGTATGGGCAAGTGA
- the trxA gene encoding thioredoxin — MFSKQQNNHRRRFLGMSAAAQVTDSTFKQEVLDSEVPVLVDFWAPWCGPCRMVAPVVDEIASQYENQLKVVKVNTDENPNVASQYGIRSIPTLMIFKGGQKVDMVVGAVPKTTLANTLEKYL; from the coding sequence ATCTTCAGCAAACAGCAAAATAATCATAGGCGAAGGTTTTTAGGCATGTCAGCAGCCGCACAAGTTACAGACTCCACCTTTAAACAGGAAGTACTAGATAGCGAGGTTCCTGTTTTAGTTGACTTTTGGGCACCATGGTGCGGACCTTGCCGAATGGTTGCCCCTGTTGTAGATGAAATCGCCTCCCAGTACGAAAACCAACTCAAGGTAGTTAAAGTCAATACCGATGAGAACCCGAATGTTGCTAGCCAATACGGCATTCGCAGCATTCCTACATTGATGATTTTTAAGGGTGGACAAAAAGTTGATATGGTGGTTGGTGCCGTACCGAAAACGACACTAGCTAATACTTTGGAAAAGTATCTTTGA
- a CDS encoding LOG family protein: MISEASFDTLESLQADLAELFEHLPTLKHRQYIMQALATIVRLAHKSAEIERLDWKILSSALADMEQGFQLFYAYRHVRKVTIFGSARLSPETPEYLMAYDFARYVCRLGFMVMTGGGGGIMQAGNEGAGRENSFGLNIQLPFEQQANPIIEGDPKLIHFKYFFTRKLFLLKESDAIALFPGGFGTQDEAFECMTLSQTGKFGPVPLVLIDHPGGDYWRSWSEYIEKQLVQKGLVSPDDPSLYTVTDNLDIACKAITSFYQVYHSCRYVGDRLVIRLKIDISDAEVEQLNADFSDILVTGRIEKSQALPQESQDETFGLPRLILYFNQRDLGRLYQLIKVINQMGTPSPEEKAHPERK; the protein is encoded by the coding sequence ATGATCTCCGAAGCGTCGTTTGACACATTAGAATCTCTCCAAGCGGATCTCGCTGAATTATTTGAACATTTACCAACGTTGAAGCATCGGCAATATATCATGCAGGCACTAGCGACCATAGTGCGTTTAGCTCACAAGAGTGCAGAAATAGAGCGTCTCGATTGGAAGATATTGTCGTCTGCTTTAGCGGATATGGAGCAGGGTTTCCAGCTATTTTATGCCTACCGACACGTTCGCAAAGTCACGATCTTTGGTTCTGCTCGCCTATCGCCAGAAACACCAGAATACCTCATGGCATATGACTTTGCTCGTTATGTTTGTCGGTTAGGATTTATGGTCATGACAGGCGGTGGCGGTGGAATTATGCAGGCGGGTAACGAAGGTGCGGGACGAGAAAATTCTTTTGGCTTAAATATTCAACTCCCATTTGAGCAACAGGCAAACCCGATTATTGAGGGAGATCCTAAGCTGATACACTTCAAGTATTTCTTCACGCGCAAGCTGTTTCTCTTAAAAGAAAGCGATGCTATAGCTTTGTTTCCTGGTGGTTTTGGCACTCAAGACGAAGCATTTGAGTGCATGACCTTAAGCCAGACAGGTAAATTTGGTCCAGTACCTCTAGTTTTAATTGACCACCCAGGAGGCGATTATTGGCGGTCTTGGAGCGAATACATTGAGAAGCAACTCGTGCAAAAAGGTCTAGTCAGTCCTGATGACCCCAGCCTTTATACAGTGACAGACAACCTGGATATAGCTTGCAAAGCCATTACCAGCTTTTACCAAGTCTATCACTCCTGCCGCTACGTGGGCGATCGCTTGGTCATCCGTCTGAAGATAGATATATCAGATGCGGAAGTAGAACAACTCAATGCTGATTTCAGCGACATTCTTGTTACAGGACGTATTGAAAAAAGTCAGGCTTTACCGCAAGAATCGCAAGATGAAACCTTTGGGCTACCTCGTCTGATTTTGTACTTCAATCAACGAGATTTAGGGCGGTTGTACCAGCTGATCAAAGTGATTAACCAAATGGGTACTCCTTCACCAGAAGAAAAGGCACATCCGGAAAGGAAGTAG